In one window of Cynocephalus volans isolate mCynVol1 chromosome 6, mCynVol1.pri, whole genome shotgun sequence DNA:
- the TAS2R3 gene encoding taste receptor type 2 member 3 — MLGHAERVSLVLSVTEFTLGVLGNGFIGLVNGSSWFKSKRISLSDFILTNLALSRIVLLGILLTDGILIVFFFKVHDSRIIRQLIDILWIFTNNLSIWLATCLSVLYCLKVASFSHPTFLWLKWRVSRVVVWMLVGSLLSSCVSAMSLIHEFKVYSVFHGIDGKGNVTEHIRKKINEYELIHVLGTLWNLPPLILSLASYFLLILSLGRHTRQMQQNGTSSRDSRTEAHKRALKIILSFFFLFLLYFLAFLITSSSHFLPETKMATLFGEVITMFYPAGHPFILILGNSKLRQMFVDMLRCESGHLKSGSKGHFFP, encoded by the coding sequence ATGTTGGGACACGCTGAGAGAGTGTCCCTGGTTCTGTCTGTCACTGAGTTTACTCTGGGAGTTCTGGGGAATGGTTTCATTGGGTTGGTCAATGGTAGCAGCTGGTTCAAGAGCAAGAGAATCTCTTTGTCTGATTTCATTCTCACCAACCTGGCCCTCTCCAGGATTGTTCTGCTGGGGATTCTCTTAACTGACGGTATCTTAATAGTGTTCTTTTTCAAAGTCCACGATTCAAGAATAATAAGGCAATTGATTGATATTTTATGGATATTTACAAACAATCTGAGCATTTGGCTTGCCACCTGTCTCAGTGTCCTCTACTGCCTGAAAGTTGCCAGTTTCTCCCACCCCACATTCCTCTGGCTCAAGTGGAGAGTTTCCAGGGTGGTTGTGTGGATGCTGGTGGGCTCACTGCTCTCATCCTGTGTCAGTGCCATGTCTCTGATCCATGAATTTAAAGTCTATTCTGTCTTCCACGGAATTGATGGCAAAGGGAACGTGACTGAACACATCAGAAAGAAGATTAATGAATATGAGCTGATCCATGTTCTTGGGACTCTGTGGAACCTCCCACCCTTAATTTTGTCCCTGGCCTCCTATTTTCTGCTCATCCTCTCCCTGGGGAGGCACACACGTCAAATGCAGCAAAATGGTACCAGCTCCAGAGATTCAAGAACGGAGGCCCACAAGAGGGCCTTAAAAATCATACtctccttcttctttctcttcctactttactttcttgcttttttaattaCATCATCCAGTCATTTCCTACCAGAAACTAAGATGGCTACGCTGTTTGGTGAAGTAATTACAATGTTTTATCCTGCTGGACACCCATTTATTCTCATTCTGGGGAACAGCAAGTTGAGGCAGATGTTTGTGGACATGCTCCGGTGTGAGTCTGGTCATCTGAAGTCTGGATCCAAGGGACACTTTTTCCCATAG